In Halorhodospira halophila, the genomic stretch TTCAACGGCCGCATCAGCGAGATCTTGCGCACGACCCACTTCGACTCGGGGGCCGATCTCGACACGATGCTCTGGCACTATCAGCGCCTCTACAATCACCACATTCCCCAGCGTACGCTCGGGCATGTCACTCCTGTGCGCAAACTCAAGCATTGGTACGAGGAGCGCCCCGATTTATTCCGTAAGCAGGTATATGACCAGTCAGGTCTCGACACATAATCAGGTGCCGGCATGTGGTAGGCCGCTATATACTCACTCAGGACGCATTATTTTATTTTTCTGCATGCCTGGATTCTGCTCTTGTAGTAGCTCAGGCCTGCTACTGACAATGAAATCAAGAGCATATAGCGACCAAGGTCCGAGCTTATACGTGCCGAAAACATCATAGTAACGAGAAACGACAGCAGGGCCACAGCACAAAAAACAACAAAGGGTTTGTCTTTTGGACAGAAAACTACTGCCCCCCTATAATGCCAAATTAATGCAACCAGGGGTGTAAGAAAAAACCCAAGCCCCACCACACCAAAAGAGACTAACACATCAAGAAAAACATTATGAAATTCGACTGTCTCGAATCGATCGAGGAACGGCGCCGGATCTAACGGTCCAATACCCAAGATGGGTGACTCTCGGACTAACTCCACCCCCTTCAAGAGGATGTACGATCGCTTATTCGGAGAGCCTGAAAGCTCCATCGTGGCCGTATCCGGCAGGGCTGCCAACGCCACGGCCGCCTCAACGACTTGATCGAACCGCTCCTGTATAGCGTCGGAGAGCACGTACCCGATAGCGATCGCAGCGACCCCCGCTGCAATTCCGACCACAACACTCACGAGCGTATATCTCCACCAGCGCTCCCAAGCCAGCAGATAAGGGATAAGGGCTACGCAAACCGCTGTAACTACCGCCGCTCCAACGATACCTTGCCGGCTCTCGGTTAGGATCAGGACATACCAAAGGAAGAGAAAGCCAAGAGCAATCAAGAGACCTGCGGACGCTCGCTTGACGCCGCCAGCCAAGCCAGAACCATAATGGACCCCCAGGGTCAAAAGCGCGACCAAGAGGACCACTATTACAGTCGCATATCGGTTGGCATTCGTGGAGAACGCCGCTCGAGTTATTGGATGCTCCCCCGCGAGCGCCGACCAGACCGCCTGCCAATCGGTGTCGCGCAACAGATAAAGCAGCATCCCGATGAGGGACATACCGACGAGCCATTTAAGCCGCCGCGGATCGGCATGCAACCACATACCCCCTACCAAACCCATCAAGGCAGACCCTAGTACGTAGTCCCATGGCTGTAGATGTAAGTTTATGCTCTCGTAGCCGTGCGAGTCGATCGTTAAAGCAGTACGAGCAACCACGTAGAAGACCCAAAGCGCAACCACCCAGAAAACTGGACTGCGCTTGAGGAAAGGCCACCAGTAGTACAACCCCCCCAGGGACAGGATGAGCAGGAGGATCTCGCCAGGCCTGTATACGCTTGAGGTCGCAAGGCCGAATAGCGCGACAACGCACAATATGTACCATCCGGCTCGGTCCAGATACCGAGGCAACGGGTATTCTTGCCCTATCATCAGCCTACCATTTTCTTGCACGCAATGATCAACTTTTTTGACATCCTAGCCGCTCACTTCCGTCAGTGCGCGACGCCACTGGTTCTTCGATAAACTTAGAAATAACTTTCATCATGGCTCGTCAGCTCCTGCCTGTATATCAGTTTTACCAGGTCGACATCCTCTTTTTCCCACTCGCAAGCCCGCTCACTTTTTTTATTCGCTGCGTTTTTTGCTCGAGGCAGGGAGCCTTCCAAGTCGTCAACTCCAATCTCTCGCAGCACCCTAACAAGGTCCGCTTCTAAATACGTATACCTGCATATCCTGTCTGCCACGATTTCATCGTCGATCGTGTACAAAGGCCAATTTGTTGGCGGATTCGGGACAACACGTTCTGGATCCGGACGTTTCGGATCTGCTAGACGCTTCAGGAATTCGGTAAAAGTAACCTGCCCCCTCGGTAGCTTGCGCGTCATCCAATAGTAGTCGGAAATAGCCTTCTCATACGGATCACGTACTACACAGAATTTCCAGTAGGCTTCCCACTCGTGCGGAAACGCGTCACGAACCGCCGCAGCGGTGGGGTGCGCAATGTTCGTAGTGTGCAGTATGGGCGCGTATTTGTACTCTTGGACCCGCTCGACAAAGCGTGATGGCCTTGGAGCTCTTAGCTTGCGGGCATAATAGCCGGCAGCTCGCAATCCGTCTCGGCTCAATGTCTCACGCACGATTCGACGATTGTAACGTCCTCCATAGCGGATCGCGTCACGCCAGATGCCGACCTGCAGATCATTCGGCCCCATCAGGCGGTTGAGAAAGGCTGTAACGGAGCTACCAGCAGCCTTGCGGTTGTGCAGAAAGATGAACCGGTAGCGATGGCTTATTAACATGTTATTATGCTGCTGCTGTCACTTGGTTCGGTTGATAGGGGTCCAAGCTGTGAGGCTCAATCACTAACCCACACTGGAAAGGCTTCATGGCACAGGAACAACCTCTCATCTTTCATATCGGCCTCTACAAAACCGCCAGCTCTTACCTGCAGTGGCAGATCTTCCCACAGGTGGGCGCCTTGGGCACCGGACCGCAACCCGCGCGCGTGAAGGCGCTGAAAACGCGTATGGTACAGCTTTTTCGGCGTCGGTCACCCTCTGTGTGGCGGACGCGCAAGGGCCGGGCCACGGCCGCGGAGATCGCGGCGCTAGCCCGGGATGACAGACCCGTCCTCTACTCCCACGAGAGCCTCTACCACGGCAAGATCTTCCTGCAGGGCGAGCGCCGCCTGCAGGTCCGAGACCCCGTGCATCTGCTGGCCGCACACTTGAGCGCTTTCGCCCGCCACGCCTGGGGCGGGCGCGGCTCGGTCCGCTGCCTGTTCTTTGTCCGCAACCAGCCGGACTGGCTGGCTTCGATGTATGCCCAGTTCAATGACAAAGTGCCCGGATCAGGCCAGGCAGACTTCGAACGGCAAGTGGACGCCCTGCTCGCGGACCCGCCAGCGCGGGGCGGGCAGGTGGTCGCCTACGACCACTGGGTGGTCACCCTCGCGCAGGCACTGGGCGAGGATGCGGTACTGCCGTTGCTCTACGAGCGGCTCCAGGAGCCGCAGACCTGGGCCCGTCTGGCAGCGTTCACCGAGCGCCCGGAGCTCAGCTGTACGGACACCGCCGACACACCGCCGGGCGAGCAGGCCAAGGTGCGCCGCTCCTCGCCCGACGCCTGGCGGCTCAAACGCCCGGCGGTGGGCCGCATAAGTCGGCAGGGCCGCAAACTCCTGCGCAGGGCCGGACTGCCTGTTCAGGTCCCCAAGGCCGAAACCAGCGAAGCATCACTGGTGATGGACGCCGCGCTGCGCCAGCGCATCCAGACGGCGTATGCAGCGTCCAACCGCCGCTTCGAGCTGCTCACCGGCGAGGAGTTGGCCGGGCTTGGCTACTATCCGGCACCGGGGAACACCGCGAGCGCGCCCGAGACTTAGGCAGGTCAAAACCCAACGTTTCGGGTACCATAACGCCCCCTGTCCAGCAGCGTCCGGCACCGAGAGGCGGCCTTGAGCACCCGTCGTACCCCCAAGCCTGCAAACGCCCCCCAAGACCGCAAGCTGTCGTGGCCGATCTTCCGGCGGCTCTTTCTTGGCTACATCGTTCCGCAATGGCGGGTTGGCCTTATCGCCGTCGGCGCCATGCTGATCTACGCCGCGACGGAGGCGGGTTTCGTCGCTTTGATCCGGCCACTGCTCGATGACGGCATGGTGGCCCAGGACCCGACGGTTATCCGCTTCTACGCCACCCTGATCGTCGGGGTACTGATCCTCCAGGGCGTGTTCTTCTTCGTCTCCAAGTATCTAACGGCCTATGTGGGGCGGAAACTCATCAAACAACTTCGGCTCGATGTGCACGATCGCTTGCTCGCCCTGCCTAACCGCACCTTTGACCACCTCTCCTCCGGGCAGATGATCTCGCGGCTCACCTACGAAGCCGAACAGACCTCCAATGCCAGCACCCAGGCCGCGATAACAGTCTTCCGCGACGGCGTCACGGTGATCCTAGTCTTCGGCTACATGATCTATCTCTCCCCGTGGCTGATGCTGATCGTCGGTGCGGTCCTGCCGGTCATCGCCGGACTGGTGGCCTTGATCAATCGCCGCTTCCGGCGCATCAGCCGCCGGATCCACCGTGCCGTCGGCGGTGTGGGAACGGTGGCCGAGGAGACGGTGCACGCCCACACGGAGATCAAGCTCTTCGGCCAGGAGGCGCGGGAGCGCGAGCGCTTCGAACGACTCAATGAGCAAAACCGCCGGCAGTTCATGAAGTTCTCCGTCACACGTTTTGCCAGTGTCCCGCTGATCCGGCTGGTCGTCGCCATTGCACTGGCCATCACGCTCAGCCTGGCCACCATCGACGCGGTGGTAGAAACCCTTACTCCAGGGACGATTGCCTCTTTCATTGCAGCGATGCTGCTCTTGAACCGCCCGCTGAAGCACTTAGTCAAGGTCAACGCCGACCTCCAGAAAGGGCTGACCGCCGCACGCGGCATCTTCGAGGTCATCGATCTACCCGCCGAACGCGATAGCGGCACACGGACCATCGACCGGGCCCGGGGGGAGATTCAGTTCAAGGATGTCCGCTTCTCTTACGATGGCATCCACGAGGTCCTGCGCGGGATCAACCTGAAGGCACAGCCTGGCCAGACCGTTGCGCTCACCGGCCCCTCGGGCAGCGGCAAGAGCACGCTGGTCAGTCTGATGCCCCGTTTTTACGAGGCAACCGCCGGCGAGGTCCACTTGGACGGGGTGCCCATCGATGAGTACCGGTTGGCCGATCTGCGCCGACAGTTCGCGCCGGTGAACCAAGACATCACCCTGTTTAATACCACCATCGCCGAGAACATCGCCTACGGCGCTCAGGGCGAGGTCACGCGTGCAGAGATCGAACGCGCCGCGGAGATCGCCTACGCCCGCGATTTCATCGAGGCCCTGCCCCAGGGGTTCGATACCGAGGTGGGCGAGGACGGTACGCTGCTCTCCGGGGGGCAGCGCCAGCGCATCGCCATCGCCCGGGCGGTGCTCAAGGACGCGCCGATCCTCATCCTCGACGAGGCGACGGCCTCACTGGACAGCGAGTCGGAGCGCTACATCCACGCCGCCTTCGAGCGGCTGATGCAGGGGCGCACCGCCTTCGTCATCGCCCACCGCCTGTCAACAGTCGAGAACGCCGACCAGATCGTCTTCCTGGAGGACGGGCGCATCATCGAACGGGGCACACACCAGGAGCTACTGGCACACAACGGAAGATACGCCGGGCTCTACCGCATGCAGTTCGAGGGCGCTGATAATCGGCCATAGGGTACGGCCGCCGTGGGGTCCGCATCGACCGCAGCCGCTGTTCCCACCGGCACCCTGTGGTAACGTTGCTCCCTTTGAGCCGCTTATACCCTGGCAACGGAGCGCCGCTTCGTGATTCAAGTCCTCGCCCAGATCCTCTTCGCCTTCGGGCTGACCGCCGCCCTGCTGCTGGTCCTGCGCCGCCCGGCCCTGCAGGCCGGGCTGGTAGACCGGCCGTGCGCGCGCAAGCGCCACGGGCGGGTGGTGCCGCTGATCGGCGGCATCTGCATCCTGCTCGGGTTCGTGGCGGCGTCGCTGCCGGCGGACTTCGGGCTGCGCGACTACCAGGGGCTGTTCGCCGGCATGGGCCTGCTGGCTATCGTGGGGGTCATCGACGACCTGATCGATATCGACGCGTGGGTGAAGTTCGCCGCCCAGGTGGTGGCCGCGCTGCTGATGACCGCCTGGTCGGGGCTGGTTGTATCGGACCTGGGGCAGCTGCTCGGCCCGCAGGTGTCGCTGGAACTCGGTGCCCTCGCGCTGCCGTTCACCGTCTTCTGCGTGGTGGGGCTGATCAACGCCGTGAACATGTTCGACGGCGTGGACGGCCTGGCCGCCGGCACGGTGGCAGCCGCCCTGGGCTGGCTGGTGCTTGCCGGCGCCTTCAACGGCGGGGCCAGCTGGCTGATCCTGGCTACGCTGTTTCTCGCCTCGGTCTGCGCCTTTCTGCTGTTCAACATGCGCAACCCGTGGCGGCGCAAGGCCGCCTGCTTCCTGGGCGACTCCGGCAGCATGATGCTCGGCTTCGCCTTGGCGTGGTTCGCCGTGGAGGCCGCTCAGGGCGAGCATGCGCTGCTGCCACCGGTAGCCATTGCCTGGATCCTGGCTCTGCCAGTGCTCGACACCCTGACCCTGATGGGGCGGCGGATCCTCCGCGGTCGCCACCCGTTCCAGCCCGACCGGGAGCACCTGCACCACATCTTCTACCGCGCCGGCTTCACCCCGGGCCAGACCGTAGCCGTGCTGGTGCTAACCACGGTGCTGCTGGGCGGGGTCGGCGTCTTGGGCACTGGGCTGGGCGTGCCGGAGTGGGTGCTGGCGGTGCTCTTCGTGCCGGTGGTCCTGGCCCACGTCCTCGCCCAGGCCCGGGCCTGGCGCTTTGCCCGGCTGATGCGCCGCCAGCTGCGCTGGATGCGCTCCAACCTGCGCCAGTGACCATCCGGGGGGCAGGCGGGCAAACCACCCCACCGGGCAGCGCCCCACGCATTGAGAATTATTCGCAAATCGTGCATGCTGGGCTCAACATTGCCACATTGCGCGGGAGCGCCCATGGTGGACCACACGGCATCCCCCCTGCTCGAGCTCAGCAACGTCCACTGCTGCTACGGCGGCACCACCGCGGTCTATCAGCTCAGCCTGCGCGTCCTGCCCGGGCAGATCGCCTGCCTGCTCGGCCCCAGCGGCTGCGGCAAGACCACCACGCTGCGCGCCATCGCCGGCTTCGAGCCGCTGTGTAACGGCGAGATCCGCGTCCGCGGCGAACCACTCTCACTCCCCGGCTACGTGATGCCGCCGGAGAAACGGCGCATGGGCATGGTCTTCCAGGACTACGCCCTCTTCCCGCACCTGAACCTCTACGACAACATCACCTTCGGTCTGCGCCGGCTTAACCGCCGCGAGCGCCGCCGCCGCGCCGACGAGCTGCTCGAGCTGGTGGACCTGCAGGGCTATGGGGATCGTTTCCCCCACGAGCTCTCCGGCGGGCAGCAGCAGCGCGTCTCGCTGGCCCGTGCCGTGGCACCGCAGCCGCAGCTGGTGCTGCTCGACGAGCCCTTCTCGAACCTCGATGTCGAGCTGCGCGAACGGCTCAGCCGCGAGTTCCACGACATCTTCCGCGACCAGCAGATGACCGCCATCCTGGTCACCCACGATCAGCACGAGGCCTTCGCCATGGCCGACGAGATCGGCCTGATGCGCGACGGGCGCATCGTGCAGTGGGACACGCCGTTCAATCTCTACCACGAGCCGGCGGACCGCTTCGCCGCGGAGTTCATCGGTCAGGGCAGCATGATCTCCGGCACCCTGATCGACGGCGAGCGCATCCAGACCAGCCTGGGCACCCTGCGCGGCAGCCACGGCTTCCCGTGGCCGGCCGGCACCCGGGTGGATGTGCTCCTGCGCCCGGACGACGTGCGCATGGGCGAGGCGCCCTCGGGCCTCTACGGGCGGGTGGTGAAAAAGGCCTTCAAGGGGGCGGAGACCCTCTACACCCTGCGCACGCCGGATGGGGTCGAGCTCCTGGCCCTAGCCCCAAGCCACAGCGACTACGCCGTCGGCGACGACGTGGGCCTGACCCTGGATACCGAGCACCTGGTGGCCTTCCCGGCCGACGGCGAGGCACCGGCGGAGGCGGAGCGCTCGCCAGCCAGCGCCCAGCCCGTGCGCGCCGTCAACGTCGGCTGAGGCT encodes the following:
- a CDS encoding MraY family glycosyltransferase gives rise to the protein MIQVLAQILFAFGLTAALLLVLRRPALQAGLVDRPCARKRHGRVVPLIGGICILLGFVAASLPADFGLRDYQGLFAGMGLLAIVGVIDDLIDIDAWVKFAAQVVAALLMTAWSGLVVSDLGQLLGPQVSLELGALALPFTVFCVVGLINAVNMFDGVDGLAAGTVAAALGWLVLAGAFNGGASWLILATLFLASVCAFLLFNMRNPWRRKAACFLGDSGSMMLGFALAWFAVEAAQGEHALLPPVAIAWILALPVLDTLTLMGRRILRGRHPFQPDREHLHHIFYRAGFTPGQTVAVLVLTTVLLGGVGVLGTGLGVPEWVLAVLFVPVVLAHVLAQARAWRFARLMRRQLRWMRSNLRQ
- a CDS encoding ABC transporter ATP-binding protein; translation: MVDHTASPLLELSNVHCCYGGTTAVYQLSLRVLPGQIACLLGPSGCGKTTTLRAIAGFEPLCNGEIRVRGEPLSLPGYVMPPEKRRMGMVFQDYALFPHLNLYDNITFGLRRLNRRERRRRADELLELVDLQGYGDRFPHELSGGQQQRVSLARAVAPQPQLVLLDEPFSNLDVELRERLSREFHDIFRDQQMTAILVTHDQHEAFAMADEIGLMRDGRIVQWDTPFNLYHEPADRFAAEFIGQGSMISGTLIDGERIQTSLGTLRGSHGFPWPAGTRVDVLLRPDDVRMGEAPSGLYGRVVKKAFKGAETLYTLRTPDGVELLALAPSHSDYAVGDDVGLTLDTEHLVAFPADGEAPAEAERSPASAQPVRAVNVG
- a CDS encoding O-antigen ligase family protein — protein: MHADPRRLKWLVGMSLIGMLLYLLRDTDWQAVWSALAGEHPITRAAFSTNANRYATVIVVLLVALLTLGVHYGSGLAGGVKRASAGLLIALGFLFLWYVLILTESRQGIVGAAVVTAVCVALIPYLLAWERWWRYTLVSVVVGIAAGVAAIAIGYVLSDAIQERFDQVVEAAVALAALPDTATMELSGSPNKRSYILLKGVELVRESPILGIGPLDPAPFLDRFETVEFHNVFLDVLVSFGVVGLGFFLTPLVALIWHYRGAVVFCPKDKPFVVFCAVALLSFLVTMMFSARISSDLGRYMLLISLSVAGLSYYKSRIQACRKIK
- a CDS encoding sulfotransferase family 2 domain-containing protein — encoded protein: MLISHRYRFIFLHNRKAAGSSVTAFLNRLMGPNDLQVGIWRDAIRYGGRYNRRIVRETLSRDGLRAAGYYARKLRAPRPSRFVERVQEYKYAPILHTTNIAHPTAAAVRDAFPHEWEAYWKFCVVRDPYEKAISDYYWMTRKLPRGQVTFTEFLKRLADPKRPDPERVVPNPPTNWPLYTIDDEIVADRICRYTYLEADLVRVLREIGVDDLEGSLPRAKNAANKKSERACEWEKEDVDLVKLIYRQELTSHDESYF
- the msbA gene encoding lipid A export permease/ATP-binding protein MsbA, whose product is MSTRRTPKPANAPQDRKLSWPIFRRLFLGYIVPQWRVGLIAVGAMLIYAATEAGFVALIRPLLDDGMVAQDPTVIRFYATLIVGVLILQGVFFFVSKYLTAYVGRKLIKQLRLDVHDRLLALPNRTFDHLSSGQMISRLTYEAEQTSNASTQAAITVFRDGVTVILVFGYMIYLSPWLMLIVGAVLPVIAGLVALINRRFRRISRRIHRAVGGVGTVAEETVHAHTEIKLFGQEARERERFERLNEQNRRQFMKFSVTRFASVPLIRLVVAIALAITLSLATIDAVVETLTPGTIASFIAAMLLLNRPLKHLVKVNADLQKGLTAARGIFEVIDLPAERDSGTRTIDRARGEIQFKDVRFSYDGIHEVLRGINLKAQPGQTVALTGPSGSGKSTLVSLMPRFYEATAGEVHLDGVPIDEYRLADLRRQFAPVNQDITLFNTTIAENIAYGAQGEVTRAEIERAAEIAYARDFIEALPQGFDTEVGEDGTLLSGGQRQRIAIARAVLKDAPILILDEATASLDSESERYIHAAFERLMQGRTAFVIAHRLSTVENADQIVFLEDGRIIERGTHQELLAHNGRYAGLYRMQFEGADNRP